The Chitinophaga pinensis DSM 2588 region ATTAAACCCCAGCTTACGGTTATTGTCTTCTATCGTCACATTCCCTCCTAATGTCAATTGTGCAAGCGAGCCCTTTCTGGCGACTTCTGTCAGTGTGCGATGATAACCACTATTCGCAGTAATACTACCGTCCAGTAGACGGCGGGATATAAATGTAGTCCCCTGCCATTTTCCTTTTGCTACAGTGATGCCTGCACCTCTGAAAAAATTATATTCCCCTGCCGAGGCATATGGCTTCAGCAGTTCACTTTCTCTTTTCACCTGCATGACAGTAGCACCTTTACCAAATGCCAGGGACTGCCAGTTCAGTAATCCCTGGCCCATATTCACCGTAAAATCTCCCAATGCCAATGACTTTATCCACTTATACTGTCTTACAAACAAATGCAGACTATAGTAGTCAAATCCCCTCCGCTGCGCGCCTTTAAAAAAAGCTTCACCTGCATCCTTCTCCATCACAGCGCCCCAACTGATATAATGCGTAAGACTGTACCGGTATCGCAACAGTAATTTATCCGGACTACCCATATAATGCGCAGCCGTTGTATCCGTACGCAGATAACCGCTGCTTTTCTCCGGTTGCCGGCCATATCTGCACAACAATGTATGTTCTCCTTTTTTCACATAATCTTTCCAGTTGTAATGCGGTTCCAAATCTCTTCCGACTTCTACATAAGGCAATAATCTGCTGATTAATTGTATATCAAAACCGGGTACTGCCTGTAATTCATATATACTGAGCAGATCACCTAATTGCTGCCGATATCGCAACAATTGCTGTATCTGCATTGGAGACAGTATATGCAATGATTGCAGCACAGAGACACTATTTGTATTCAGGTTAATCTTATGCCGCGTATAAGCCTGTAATTGCTGCCAATGCATATCGTCTTCAGGTACCTGATCAGTGTGCGCTGTATAATCTTCTACCTGACTTTCTTCAGCGGCAGTTAATTCTGAAAGTGTTTGTGAATAAGTGTGGATATGTATTAACAGCGCTGGTAGGAGCACGGCGGTCTTCAATGTCATATTCTGGTGTATTTAACAATGGTGTGGATAAGATGGATAAGTAGTCCCACGGATGCAGATAACAGCACAAATATTAGTACATACATATTCTGCTTAACTTTCCTAAACAACAATTAATTCTGAAAGTATTGTGCATAAGTAATGGATAGGATTAACAGTACCGGTATGAGCACTGCAATCTTCAATGTCTTATTTGGTATATTTAACAATGGTGTGGACAAGATGGATAAGCAGTCTCATTGATACAGATAACAACACAACTATAATAACCAATTAATATGATGCCAACAACATACACACATTGTCAGCATCATATTGACTAATACTCAAAACACACAGCGCTATCAACAGCCTCCTTATGAAACTGCAATTCCCCACAGGCATCTGCTCAAACATTACTGCATTGTGACGAACCTGTTAACCATAATAAACTAAATGATTACCTGATGTCCTTCTTAAATGCCCAGACAACAGCCGCCGAAGGCGTTATCCCCAATTGCGGATGATAATTGGCAGAAAGCAATACAAACAATTGCTGCAATGTAAATCCTACTGCTGCTGTATTCAATTGCGGATCTGTACATATACCCAGTTGCAATGACAGTGTTTTAATGATGCGATATTCACACATCACTTTAGTCAACAGCGCTGTCGCTGTTTCTTTCACCACTGCTGCACTCAACACAAATGCCGCTGAAATTTCATATCCTATACCTGCACTATAGATCGCGGGTATTGCTTCCTTATCCAGGCGTCGTAAGGGACTGCCTGTCGGATTAAAGATATGCACACCTACATGTAACGCCGGTGTGAGATGGATCAGGCAACCGAGTTCTCCTACAAGAGTACCTGTATTAAAATACCCGGGTATTTTTTTCGAGAGATAGTCCATTTGTATGCCTATACTACAACGTTCTCCCAGCTTCCTGCCATAGGCAAATCCGACAGACTGCTGACGAAAACCGGAGAACCCGCTTTGTGCAAGATGCAGCCCGAATCCGCCCTTATTGACCGGCAATGCGATCATGACATGATGCTGCTGAATTGCTGACAACATAAAGCGTCTTTCTGTGCGTACACCTGCTGTCACAACAGGGATATACGCCAACGCAGCCTGATTTTGTAATGTTGTTAAAAGCTGCTGATAATTACGGCTGTAAGCGCCGGCTAAAGGCTGTTTATCGACGGACAGCCAGACTAACTGTGCACAGATAACAGCGTAGCACAATGTGCAAACAATGGTAGCAATGATCTTTTTCATTTGCATTTAATGGTAGTGGATTAGTTGGTTTTTCAAAAAAAAGTCGTGGTACTGAAGGTCAACATGCTAACAAACAAAAATCTCCCCACTTGCGTGAGGAGACAATATTAGGAAAATAAATCTTTACTAAAAAAAATCAGATCAGATTGATCAGAACAATCCGTGTAACTGTGAATCTATTTTTGAAATGATCTCACCAAGATCTTCTTCGCTTTCAGGGAATTTATTCTTGTCGATATCGATGATCAGTAAAGGACCTTCTGCGTATTTTTCAATCCAGTTATTGTAAAATTCATTCAGTCTTTTCAGATAATCGAGACGGATATTTTCTTCATATTCCCTGCCTCTTTTCTGTATCTGTGCTACCAGTGTCGGTACGGATGCACGCAGATAGATCAGCAGGTCCGGCGGTTTTACCATTGACTTTACTGTTTCGAAGAAACTGAAGTAGTTGTCAAAATCGCGCTTTGTCATCAGGCCCATTTCATACAGGTTCGGCGCAAAGATGTGCGCATCTTCGTATATGGTACGGTCCTGTATCACGATCTGATTGCCTTTCTCTATATCCAGCAATTGTCTCAGACGACCGTGCAGGAAGTAAATCTGCAGATTGAATGACCAGCGGGGCATATCCTCGTAAAAGTCATTCAGATAAGGATTATGTTCAACATCTTCGAACTGGGGAGCCCATTTATAGTGTCGTGCAAGCAGTTCAGTAAGTGTGGTTTTTCCTGCGCCAATATTACCGG contains the following coding sequences:
- a CDS encoding helix-hairpin-helix domain-containing protein, with translation MTLKTAVLLPALLIHIHTYSQTLSELTAAEESQVEDYTAHTDQVPEDDMHWQQLQAYTRHKINLNTNSVSVLQSLHILSPMQIQQLLRYRQQLGDLLSIYELQAVPGFDIQLISRLLPYVEVGRDLEPHYNWKDYVKKGEHTLLCRYGRQPEKSSGYLRTDTTAAHYMGSPDKLLLRYRYSLTHYISWGAVMEKDAGEAFFKGAQRRGFDYYSLHLFVRQYKWIKSLALGDFTVNMGQGLLNWQSLAFGKGATVMQVKRESELLKPYASAGEYNFFRGAGITVAKGKWQGTTFISRRLLDGSITANSGYHRTLTEVARKGSLAQLTLGGNVTIEDNNRKLGFNFIQHHLSAPIQKGQAPYQLFGFTGKQLTGFSTDYEITWKNMHFFGEAAMSNNGKTALINGLLLTAANNVDLVVLYRNYDKAYHAFYADALGEFYKPVNERGIYTGISLKLSTHVKLNAYADHFTFPWLQYRAAAPGRGRDLLMAMTYTPDKQTELFVRYSYLIKQENDDAANFFLPPLVTVKKKSWRIQSHVQTTAGLTMKTRVELSSYVKEESTQQGFLLFHEILYQIKRSLQLYIRYTRFMTDGSNNSLYTITSGMLYEYALSRLTGEGHQLQVRIRWKLPAGLTFWFRYELSIYGQLSSIGSGWDEVKGNRKSVVQCQFQYLF
- a CDS encoding deoxynucleoside kinase, with translation MTKQNKIKHIAIAGNIGAGKTTLTELLARHYKWAPQFEDVEHNPYLNDFYEDMPRWSFNLQIYFLHGRLRQLLDIEKGNQIVIQDRTIYEDAHIFAPNLYEMGLMTKRDFDNYFSFFETVKSMVKPPDLLIYLRASVPTLVAQIQKRGREYEENIRLDYLKRLNEFYNNWIEKYAEGPLLIIDIDKNKFPESEEDLGEIISKIDSQLHGLF